CGGCTTCACCTCGCTCAAGCTCCTTATGGAACATTTCTGCCTGTCAGCCACGTCGATGCGAcattcactcaccaataCCTGTTAGTGTGGTCTTGATAGCAGCACCGAGACCGACGATTTCCACTTCCGAACCTTTGGTGATCGTTCCTCTCTCAACTTTTCCGGTGACGACGGTTCCTCGACCGGAAATGGAGAAGACATCTTCGACGTACATCAAGAAAGGCTTGTCAAGATCACCTGGACAGTGAGCATTTGCTTTTGGCATTGAGACTCACGAGCTGGGACCTCGAGCCATGAGTCCGCTTCAGCCATAAGCTCCTGAATCTTCTTGGCACCTCGCTCAGGGTCTCGTCCCTCCAAAGCAGCGAGAGCAGAACCCATGACGATGGGGGTGCCCTCACCGTCGTAGCCGTATTGACCGAGAAGTTCACGCATTTCCATCTCGACCAACTCGAGCATTTCTGGGTCGTCTACTTGGTCGACCTTGTTGATGAACACAACAAGCTTCTTGATGCCAACTTgacgagcaagaagaagatgctcTCGAGTCTGAGGCATCTGTCCGTCTGTCGCAGAAACAACAATGATCGCTCCATCAAGTTGGGCGGCACCGGTAATCATATTCTTGATATCTGGAAATTAGCTTTGAAAAAGGGCGATGACCTACAATCGGCGTGACCAGGGCCTGAGAGATCAGCTTTGCTTCAATTTCGCCACTCACAATCTATATGTGCGTAATGTCGATTGGCAGTCTCGTACTCGACGTGCTGAAATTTCATCAGCTCGGCGCAGGTGTCATGCAAAAAGGATATCCATACATACAGCGGTACTGATTGTGATACCTCGAGCTTTCTCTTCGGGAGCCTTGTCGATTTGACTATAGTCCATGAATTTCCCACCACCCTGCTCGGAAAGAAGCTTAGTGATAGCGGCAGTGAGAGTGGTTTTTCCATGGTCGACGTGCTGCTGTTGTCAGCTGGATCAGATGATGCGTGTACCTACGCCGATGGTTCCGATGCTGCGGTTGTCAGCGAGACTGCTTTGGGTCTGtgccactcacttgaaATGAGGTTTAGATCGGCTGAACTTGCCACCTGCCTCGGCTGCGTAGCCACGAGTCGGGAATCGTCGAGGAGTCAGAGCGACAGCTCGCACGCGAGGGGTGGGGAGGGGCTTGGTCGCAAAAGACCTGGCAAGGGGAACGGAGGGACCGGCCAACGGACGAGCAGCTACGAATCAGCTCGGACCGGCGGATCAGGAACCTACCTCGAATTTCGGTCGTTCGAAGGGCCGTAGCAAGACGGGTCTGGATGGTGTTACGCATCATTTTGTAGGAGATGTCGGAAATCGATCGAccttgaggagaaggtgtgGGGGTTTACGGATCGAGAGATACGGAAGAAGTCACAGAAATATCAAGTCAATTGAAATCTCCAGGCGAAGGCAGGAAACAAAGTCAAAGCAAAAATACCACGTGCAGCTTCTAAGAACAGCATATCTCCGATCCTGTCCCGATGTGGCAGTCATTACAAAATCGCAACAAACATTAGAAACCCCTTTTATAACAGGGATTACAAAAGGTCTACAAGTAGGACCCTATCGTGATTGAGTGGAGGGAGTCCACTGACCGTCTCT
Above is a window of Kwoniella newhampshirensis strain CBS 13917 chromosome 9, whole genome shotgun sequence DNA encoding:
- a CDS encoding translation elongation factor Tu, with protein sequence MMRNTIQTRLATALRTTEIRAEAGGKFSRSKPHFNIGTIGGGGKFMDYSQIDKAPEEKARGITISTAHVEYETANRHYAHIDYIKNMITGAAQLDGAIIVVSATDGQMPQTREHLLLARQVGIKKLVVFINKVDQVDDPEMLELVEMEMRELLGQYGYDGEGTPIVMGSALAALEGRDPERGAKKIQELMAEADSWLEVPAHVFSISGRGTVVTGKVERGTITKGSEVEIVGLGAAIKTTLTGIEEGGRYTPFMANYRPQLFIRTTDVTVQLTFPPETEGAHEKLVMPGDNVEMVGDLVHDIALEAGSRFTLREGGKTIGTGIVSEIYE